In one Parvibaculum sp. genomic region, the following are encoded:
- a CDS encoding DUF1302 family protein has product MRKGSLRTALLGSTAAAMLIASAGTANALEYNFGSVQVFFDTTISAGVSMRTASTNNRYLPQSNGGPLSDTLDPFRAPVPGPAHVPGPVLIPGQTIPAGMPTNDTFVGTGATYGFNTWAPQIAGSINTDDGRLNFDRGDLTSGIVKMTNDIQVKWENYTFFSRINSYYDAVLDQNSSYARSNLVAGKADAARDIRLLDLYVAGNFDVGGLPLTVRAGKQVINWGEGTFILNGVNGAMPIDVNAFRRPGAEVKEGLLPIWAINASLGLPYNLSIEGFYQLQQAEYQLDRPGTPFSTSDVTSLGSGVGGNNNAVSFLTGGPGGNMFRNCSNPGFVNNAFNAAWAGSASAIAQFRDCGQNAVDFSQYNPTMASLGGWTAINGGSTEAFRLAMGDTSIIKRDPDRYAKDSGQYGIAARWYSEALNNTEFGFYFTNTHSRLPFASERISADPSLAEVSSYLGAGDTTGFQSRLLQYNGCNAAVGPAGVTSQPGAFYGVPLALDAGALDMLNQSVTDPDGIYAAGLAIANAFYAGAGGGPVVNAPAGSPFAGGIEGFNLAALAALNPNFALMANPVIQPNSVLALTIANCALVAEQSTSLGAGTPFVLVDGAEIMLATNPNTPGIGLYLEYPEDIRMYGFSFNTTLGTWGVQGDITYRPNQPVQLDTDQITINALHQGCIFPQLVGHTTSTAFGPLDTYGPGCGGLGTGAQAIDLQGYERTKIYTAQVGTTATFTNSNALIGTLGADLGILVTEVGAMYAPDAPKAYAETFTNANGQVYDVTTRWQNVCASGGTDLPLGGFLSLASRQGCRATSVSWGYVLLGQLQYNNVFGTAISLQPTIAWNHGVSGNSPAPLGNYRQGAKAVSLALNGNYLGNWRGGISYTNYMGNEKYVNNNDMDFVSANISYAF; this is encoded by the coding sequence ATGAGAAAAGGAAGCTTGCGCACGGCGCTGCTTGGCAGCACCGCAGCGGCAATGCTGATCGCATCGGCCGGCACGGCCAACGCTCTCGAATATAATTTCGGCAGCGTTCAGGTGTTCTTCGACACCACAATCAGTGCCGGTGTGTCGATGCGGACGGCGTCAACGAACAATCGCTATTTGCCGCAGTCGAACGGCGGTCCGCTTTCAGACACTCTTGACCCGTTCAGGGCTCCTGTCCCGGGACCGGCCCATGTTCCGGGCCCTGTTCTGATACCGGGCCAGACAATTCCGGCCGGCATGCCGACGAACGATACGTTTGTCGGTACCGGGGCTACCTACGGGTTCAATACATGGGCGCCCCAGATCGCCGGCTCGATCAACACCGATGATGGCCGCCTCAATTTCGATCGAGGCGATCTGACCAGCGGCATCGTCAAGATGACCAACGACATCCAGGTCAAGTGGGAGAACTACACGTTCTTCAGCCGCATCAATTCCTATTACGACGCGGTGCTGGACCAGAACAGCTCCTATGCCCGTTCGAACCTGGTCGCCGGCAAGGCCGACGCGGCGCGCGACATTCGCCTGCTCGACCTCTATGTCGCCGGCAATTTCGACGTTGGCGGGCTTCCGCTGACGGTTCGCGCCGGTAAGCAGGTCATCAACTGGGGTGAGGGCACTTTCATTCTCAACGGCGTCAACGGCGCCATGCCGATCGACGTCAACGCGTTCCGCCGTCCGGGCGCCGAGGTGAAGGAAGGCCTGTTGCCGATCTGGGCGATCAACGCCTCGCTCGGCCTGCCCTACAACCTGTCGATCGAAGGCTTCTACCAGCTCCAGCAGGCCGAGTATCAGCTCGACCGGCCGGGTACGCCCTTCTCGACCTCGGATGTGACCAGCCTGGGCAGCGGTGTCGGTGGCAACAACAATGCCGTCTCGTTCCTGACCGGCGGTCCCGGCGGCAATATGTTCCGTAACTGCTCGAATCCGGGCTTCGTCAACAATGCCTTCAACGCCGCTTGGGCGGGCTCGGCTTCGGCAATCGCGCAATTCCGCGATTGCGGTCAGAATGCAGTCGATTTCTCGCAATACAATCCGACAATGGCCAGTCTCGGTGGCTGGACGGCCATCAATGGCGGCAGCACCGAAGCATTCCGTCTCGCGATGGGCGATACTTCCATTATCAAGCGCGACCCGGATCGGTATGCAAAGGATTCCGGCCAGTACGGCATTGCCGCGCGCTGGTACTCGGAAGCCCTGAACAACACCGAGTTCGGCTTCTACTTCACCAACACGCATTCGCGTCTGCCCTTCGCCAGCGAGCGAATTTCGGCAGACCCGTCGCTCGCAGAAGTGTCGAGCTATCTGGGGGCTGGCGATACCACAGGTTTCCAGTCTCGTCTGCTTCAGTACAATGGCTGTAATGCGGCCGTGGGTCCTGCCGGCGTTACTAGCCAGCCTGGCGCTTTTTACGGTGTGCCGCTCGCACTTGACGCAGGTGCGCTCGATATGCTCAATCAGTCCGTAACCGATCCTGACGGCATCTACGCGGCCGGTCTTGCCATCGCCAACGCGTTCTATGCGGGCGCCGGTGGTGGACCGGTGGTCAATGCGCCGGCCGGCAGCCCGTTTGCCGGCGGTATCGAAGGGTTCAACCTGGCCGCTCTCGCCGCCCTCAACCCGAATTTCGCCTTGATGGCCAATCCGGTCATTCAGCCGAACTCGGTCCTTGCCCTGACCATCGCCAATTGCGCGCTGGTTGCCGAGCAGTCGACGTCGCTCGGCGCCGGTACGCCGTTTGTTCTGGTCGACGGCGCCGAGATCATGCTTGCGACAAACCCGAACACGCCCGGTATCGGCCTGTATCTCGAATATCCGGAAGATATCCGGATGTACGGGTTCAGCTTCAATACCACGTTGGGAACCTGGGGTGTGCAGGGCGACATCACCTATCGTCCGAACCAGCCTGTTCAGCTCGATACCGATCAGATTACGATCAACGCGCTGCACCAGGGCTGCATATTCCCGCAGCTTGTCGGTCATACCACGTCCACGGCTTTTGGCCCTCTCGACACTTATGGGCCGGGTTGTGGCGGTCTGGGTACGGGCGCGCAGGCGATCGACCTTCAGGGGTATGAGCGGACGAAGATCTACACCGCACAGGTCGGCACGACGGCGACCTTTACCAACTCCAACGCCCTTATCGGGACGCTGGGTGCCGATCTCGGCATTCTGGTGACGGAAGTCGGTGCGATGTATGCGCCGGATGCTCCCAAGGCCTATGCTGAAACGTTCACCAATGCCAACGGTCAGGTTTACGATGTTACGACCCGCTGGCAGAATGTCTGCGCCTCGGGCGGTACCGATCTGCCGCTCGGCGGTTTCCTCAGCCTTGCGTCGCGTCAGGGCTGCCGGGCGACGTCGGTGTCCTGGGGTTATGTGCTGCTCGGCCAGCTCCAGTACAACAACGTCTTCGGCACGGCCATCTCGCTGCAGCCGACGATCGCCTGGAACCACGGTGTCTCGGGCAACAGCCCGGCGCCGCTGGGCAACTACCGCCAGGGCGCCAAGGCTGTCAGCCTTGCGCTCAACGGCAACTATCTCGGCAACTGGCGCGGTGGCATCTCGTACACCAACTACATGGGTAACGAGAAGTACGTGAACAACAACGACATGGACTTCGTGTCGGCCAACATCTCCTACGCCTTCTGA
- a CDS encoding copper chaperone PCu(A)C, with translation MMSPLLRAAFLLLALAGFAAPAAAGESIVVSDPWARASVTATGAAYLTLENAGGEDDALVEARSDVAEKVEIHDMTMDGMVMRMRKLDRLALPAGETVRLAPGGLHIMLIRLHGPLAEGNAVPLTLVFEKAGEIDISATVRKAGHGGGHGGH, from the coding sequence ATGATGTCGCCTCTCCTTCGCGCCGCCTTCCTCCTTCTTGCCCTTGCCGGTTTTGCTGCGCCCGCTGCGGCCGGCGAAAGCATTGTCGTTTCCGATCCCTGGGCGCGGGCCAGCGTGACGGCGACGGGGGCGGCCTATCTGACGCTCGAAAATGCCGGCGGCGAGGACGATGCGCTGGTCGAGGCGCGCTCGGATGTGGCGGAAAAGGTCGAGATTCACGACATGACGATGGACGGCATGGTGATGCGGATGCGCAAGCTCGACCGGCTTGCGCTGCCGGCCGGCGAGACCGTGCGCCTCGCGCCGGGGGGCCTGCACATCATGTTGATCCGGCTTCACGGGCCGCTGGCGGAAGGCAACGCCGTGCCGCTGACGCTGGTCTTCGAGAAGGCCGGCGAGATCGACATATCGGCCACGGTGCGCAAGGCCGGGCATGGCGGCGGTCACGGCGGGCATTGA
- a CDS encoding DUF87 domain-containing protein yields MSVAVPPPAPQAGSPVRPTEPEAPPFIERRGVPAAPPCRIAHIVSVSGSQAIAVLERDKMPGAEEPRVEIGQLVKIPTPSATVVGLVSAVSAPSPAMGGIGSSEDLGLIEINLAGEVALDPKNGRLSFRRGVTHLPTLGDGVLLADRHDLTRVYTQPNVATIEVGTLYQDPDVPARFLTDDLLAKHFIVVGTTGCGKSCALTAILQRVLTQHDHAHVVVLDVHNEYPTAFGDKAELIDPTNLHLPFWLLNFQELAAALTSGDADHDAEIEILSDAVLTAKRRYSDASSSRQLARRPGDLSGMTVDAPTPFRLSDVLAVLDEQLGKLERTQKTLPYRRLKSRIETLASDQRYSFMFGSLTVQDTMTDILGRLFRVPNDGRPITVIDLSTVPPEILDVVISVIARLAFDLAVWSKGGLPMLLVCEEAHRYAPASVGQGFEPTRQALSRIAKEGRKYGLSLALVTQRPSELDTTILSQCSTAVAMRLSTERDQQVMRANTHDGALDLLDFLPLLGDREAIVLGQGVAMPMRIRFSDVGDQGVPRNLNRAFSDSWSRPNLDRAGLEAIVARWRHAGRERP; encoded by the coding sequence ATGAGTGTCGCCGTTCCTCCTCCCGCTCCGCAGGCCGGTTCGCCGGTCAGGCCCACCGAACCGGAAGCGCCGCCCTTCATCGAACGCCGCGGTGTGCCGGCGGCGCCGCCCTGCCGCATCGCGCATATCGTTTCGGTGTCGGGCTCGCAGGCGATCGCCGTGCTGGAGCGCGACAAGATGCCGGGCGCCGAAGAACCCCGTGTCGAGATCGGCCAGCTCGTCAAGATACCGACGCCGTCGGCGACGGTGGTGGGTCTTGTCTCGGCGGTCAGCGCGCCCTCGCCGGCAATGGGCGGCATCGGCAGCAGCGAAGATCTCGGTCTCATCGAAATCAATCTTGCCGGCGAGGTCGCGCTCGATCCGAAGAACGGACGGCTGAGCTTCCGCCGCGGCGTCACGCATCTGCCGACGCTCGGCGACGGGGTGCTGCTTGCCGATCGTCACGACCTGACGCGCGTCTACACGCAGCCCAATGTCGCGACCATCGAAGTCGGTACGCTTTATCAGGATCCGGATGTGCCGGCGCGCTTCCTGACCGACGATCTGCTCGCCAAGCATTTCATCGTCGTCGGCACCACCGGCTGCGGCAAGTCCTGCGCGCTGACGGCGATCCTGCAACGTGTGCTGACGCAGCACGATCATGCGCATGTCGTCGTGCTCGACGTGCATAACGAATATCCGACGGCGTTCGGCGACAAGGCGGAACTGATCGATCCGACCAATCTGCATTTGCCGTTCTGGCTTTTGAACTTCCAGGAACTTGCCGCGGCGCTGACCAGCGGCGATGCCGATCACGACGCGGAAATCGAAATTCTCAGCGATGCCGTTCTGACCGCGAAGCGGCGCTATTCGGACGCATCGTCGAGCCGGCAACTGGCGCGCCGTCCGGGCGACCTCAGCGGCATGACGGTCGATGCACCGACGCCGTTCCGGCTTTCCGACGTGCTCGCCGTTCTCGACGAACAGCTCGGCAAGCTCGAACGCACGCAGAAGACGCTTCCCTACCGGCGGCTCAAGTCGCGCATCGAAACGCTGGCCAGCGACCAGCGCTACAGCTTCATGTTCGGCAGCCTGACCGTGCAGGACACGATGACCGACATTCTCGGCCGGTTGTTCCGTGTACCGAATGATGGAAGGCCGATCACCGTGATCGATCTTTCGACGGTGCCGCCGGAAATTCTCGACGTGGTGATTTCGGTGATCGCGCGGCTTGCCTTCGATCTCGCGGTGTGGAGCAAGGGCGGTTTGCCGATGCTGCTGGTCTGCGAGGAAGCGCATCGCTATGCGCCGGCATCGGTGGGGCAGGGCTTCGAGCCGACGCGCCAGGCGCTGTCGCGCATCGCCAAGGAGGGCCGCAAATACGGATTGTCGCTGGCGCTCGTGACGCAGCGCCCGTCCGAACTCGACACGACGATCCTCTCCCAGTGCAGCACGGCGGTCGCGATGCGGCTGTCGACTGAACGCGACCAGCAGGTGATGCGCGCCAACACGCATGACGGGGCGCTCGACCTGCTCGACTTCCTGCCGTTGCTCGGCGACCGCGAAGCGATCGTGCTGGGGCAGGGCGTTGCCATGCCGATGCGCATTCGTTTCAGCGATGTCGGCGATCAGGGCGTGCCGCGCAATCTCAACCGCGCTTTCTCCGATTCCTGGAGCCGCCCCAATCTCGACCGCGCGGGGCTTGAGGCGATCGTCGCGCGCTGGCGCCACGCGGGACGCGAACGGCCCTGA
- a CDS encoding ATP-binding protein: MHGQKHMLSARRKSLLADYSTDLGQLMSRSRSEAALRAAKIESDAASRTKSEFLANMSHELRTPLNAIIGFSEFIQHIAATGKPSEKTGEYAEHIAGAGRHLLNIISDILDISKIESGTFTLSTEMYGLRELIDACTVLIEPRVREKNQILEIKADRDLPEVPVDVRRIKQVLINLLSNAHKFTPEGGRIVLVATRAPDGGATVAVADTGIGMSDEQLAYAMTPFGQVQSSYARGHEGTGLGLPIAAALARLHGGEFHVHSEPGKGTTVFFTLPPQTPDQPASSASPSFNQGLLQ, translated from the coding sequence ATGCACGGCCAGAAACATATGCTGTCGGCGCGGCGCAAGTCGCTGCTGGCGGATTATTCGACGGACCTCGGACAGCTGATGTCGCGAAGCCGGTCGGAAGCTGCATTGCGCGCCGCCAAGATCGAGTCCGATGCCGCGAGCCGCACCAAATCCGAATTCCTCGCCAATATGAGCCATGAGCTCCGGACGCCCTTGAACGCGATCATCGGCTTTTCGGAATTCATCCAGCACATCGCCGCGACCGGCAAGCCGTCGGAAAAGACCGGCGAGTATGCCGAACATATTGCGGGCGCCGGGCGGCATCTGCTCAACATCATTTCCGACATTCTCGATATTTCGAAGATCGAAAGCGGCACCTTCACGCTGTCGACGGAGATGTACGGGCTGCGCGAGCTGATTGATGCCTGCACGGTGCTGATCGAGCCGCGGGTGCGCGAAAAAAACCAGATACTCGAGATCAAGGCCGACAGGGATCTGCCGGAAGTGCCGGTCGATGTCCGCCGCATCAAGCAGGTGCTGATCAACCTTCTGTCGAACGCCCACAAGTTCACGCCCGAAGGCGGCCGCATCGTGCTGGTGGCGACGCGCGCGCCGGACGGCGGCGCGACGGTAGCCGTTGCCGATACCGGCATCGGCATGTCGGACGAACAACTCGCTTATGCGATGACGCCCTTCGGTCAGGTGCAGTCGAGCTATGCGCGCGGCCATGAGGGCACCGGACTCGGATTGCCGATCGCGGCGGCGCTGGCGCGGCTTCACGGCGGCGAATTCCATGTTCACAGCGAGCCCGGCAAGGGCACGACGGTTTTCTTCACCTTGCCGCCGCAAACACCCGATCAACCCGCTTCATCTGCATCCCCATCGTTCAATCAAGGCCTGCTGCAATGA
- a CDS encoding P-II family nitrogen regulator: protein MRMITAIIRPHKYEELRDALIALGIEGITVTQVSGFGRQRGQTEIYRGAEYSVAEVPKVRIDVAVSAALVEKAVREIERAANTGKIGDGKIFVQPLEQVVRIRTGETNETALG from the coding sequence ATGCGCATGATCACGGCGATTATCCGGCCCCATAAATACGAGGAATTGCGCGACGCGCTGATCGCGCTCGGCATCGAGGGGATCACGGTGACCCAGGTTTCGGGCTTCGGCCGGCAGCGCGGCCAGACCGAAATCTATCGCGGCGCCGAATACAGCGTCGCCGAAGTGCCGAAAGTCCGCATCGACGTCGCCGTTTCGGCGGCGCTGGTCGAGAAGGCAGTGCGCGAGATCGAGCGGGCGGCCAATACCGGCAAGATCGGCGACGGCAAGATTTTCGTGCAGCCGCTCGAACAGGTCGTGCGCATTCGCACCGGCGAGACCAACGAGACGGCGCTCGGCTGA
- a CDS encoding DUF4278 domain-containing protein, with the protein MTDLTYRGAAHHGEKAAGATGSATLRYRGASYRATPHDKPKASHAGLRYRGIPQHD; encoded by the coding sequence ATGACCGATCTCACCTACCGGGGCGCCGCCCATCACGGCGAAAAGGCAGCCGGTGCGACCGGAAGCGCGACCCTGCGCTATCGCGGCGCCAGCTATCGCGCGACGCCTCACGACAAGCCGAAGGCAAGCCATGCCGGTCTCCGCTACCGGGGCATCCCGCAGCACGACTGA
- a CDS encoding saccharopine dehydrogenase C-terminal domain-containing protein yields the protein MSSDVKHARFEGRIVIVGFGSIGQGVLPLLLRHIDVAPSQISILTADAGGREVAESHGVGFAVTPLRRGNYLSVLDPLLAEGDFLINLSVDVSSIALIEFCRAKGALYLDTCIEPWIGQYTDASQPPSQRSNYALREKAMALKAKHEGGPTAILTHGANPGLVSHFVKQALLDIAADTKTAVAKPQTREDWARLSARLGVKVIHIAERDTQVSPTPKRIGEFVNTWSVDGFVSEGCQPAELGWGTHERHFPDDGHRHASGPACAIYLTRPGASTRVRSWTPNEGPYHGFLITHGEAISLADYFTVQQNGEAQYRPTVHYAYHPCDDAVLSVHEFAGKNWQLQKLKRLMMDEISAGMDELGVLLMGHARGAYWYGSQLSIGEARALAPHNNATSLQVTVAVLAGVVWAIENPGRWIVEPEEMDFERILEICRPYLGKMAGAYSDWTPLLDRGLLFEEELDEADPWQFRNFRVV from the coding sequence ATGTCGTCCGACGTCAAACACGCCCGCTTCGAGGGTCGCATCGTCATTGTCGGGTTCGGAAGCATCGGGCAGGGCGTGCTGCCGCTGCTGCTCCGGCATATCGATGTCGCGCCGTCGCAAATCTCGATCCTGACCGCCGACGCGGGCGGGCGCGAGGTGGCCGAAAGCCACGGCGTCGGCTTTGCCGTGACGCCGCTGCGCCGGGGCAACTATCTGTCGGTGCTCGACCCGCTGCTGGCGGAAGGCGACTTCCTGATCAATCTGTCGGTCGATGTGTCGAGCATCGCGCTCATCGAGTTCTGCCGCGCGAAGGGCGCGCTTTATCTCGACACCTGCATCGAGCCCTGGATCGGTCAGTACACGGATGCATCGCAACCGCCGTCGCAACGTTCCAACTATGCGTTGCGCGAGAAGGCGATGGCGCTGAAGGCGAAGCATGAGGGCGGGCCGACCGCGATCCTGACGCATGGCGCCAATCCGGGCCTTGTGTCGCATTTCGTCAAACAGGCGCTGCTCGATATCGCGGCGGACACAAAGACGGCGGTCGCGAAACCGCAGACGCGCGAGGACTGGGCGCGGCTTTCGGCGCGACTCGGCGTCAAGGTCATCCATATCGCCGAACGGGATACGCAAGTGTCGCCGACACCCAAGCGCATCGGCGAATTCGTCAACACCTGGTCGGTCGACGGTTTCGTCAGCGAAGGCTGCCAGCCGGCCGAACTTGGCTGGGGTACGCATGAGCGGCATTTTCCCGATGACGGCCACCGGCATGCGAGCGGTCCCGCTTGCGCGATCTATCTGACGCGGCCGGGCGCCTCGACGCGGGTCCGGAGCTGGACGCCGAACGAAGGCCCCTATCACGGTTTTCTCATTACGCATGGCGAGGCGATTTCGCTCGCCGATTATTTCACCGTGCAGCAGAACGGCGAGGCGCAGTACCGGCCGACCGTTCACTATGCCTATCACCCTTGCGACGATGCCGTTTTGTCGGTGCATGAATTCGCCGGCAAGAACTGGCAACTGCAAAAATTGAAACGGCTGATGATGGACGAGATCAGCGCCGGCATGGACGAGCTTGGCGTGCTGCTGATGGGTCATGCGCGCGGCGCCTATTGGTACGGCTCGCAGCTTTCGATCGGGGAGGCGCGCGCCCTCGCGCCGCACAACAATGCGACCAGCCTGCAGGTGACGGTGGCGGTGCTGGCGGGCGTCGTCTGGGCGATCGAAAATCCGGGGCGCTGGATCGTCGAGCCGGAGGAAATGGATTTCGAGCGCATTCTCGAAATCTGCCGGCCTTACCTCGGAAAAATGGCCGGCGCCTATAGCGACTGGACGCCGCTGCTCGACCGGGGCCTCCTTTTCGAGGAAGAACTCGACGAGGCCGATCCCTGGCAATTCCGGAATTTCCGCGTCGTCTGA
- a CDS encoding alpha/beta hydrolase — MVKRVLAGTLTLIVLAFVVIVISVMRFDVPREELVGKYAGGASQFATLPSGASVHFRDEGNADGPALVLVHGSNASLHTWEPWVAELGGTYRIVTMDLPGHGLTGRVPGDDYSREGMAASVHELTEALGLTRFAIGGNSMGGGISALYALDHPERVTALILVNSSGVPVVREDTDPPLAFRLARMPVLSKIMRYVLPRSVVEEGVRKVFVDQSKVTDEMVARYFDMTLHEGNRDATRMRFASYSARDEVAFSERLGGIEMPTLIIWGDKDLLIPVAAADTFKERIPHAELVIYENVGHVPMEEVPVESAGAVAAFLGAALAEPAPAPAAAAEEPEGVE; from the coding sequence ATGGTGAAGCGGGTATTGGCCGGGACGCTTACGCTGATCGTGCTGGCGTTTGTGGTGATCGTCATTTCGGTGATGCGGTTCGACGTGCCGCGCGAGGAACTTGTCGGGAAATATGCCGGCGGCGCATCGCAGTTCGCGACGCTGCCATCGGGCGCCAGCGTGCATTTCCGCGACGAGGGCAATGCGGACGGGCCGGCGCTGGTGCTGGTTCACGGGTCCAACGCCTCGCTGCATACATGGGAACCGTGGGTTGCCGAGCTTGGCGGCACCTACCGGATCGTCACGATGGATCTGCCCGGACACGGCCTGACCGGCCGCGTGCCCGGCGACGATTACAGCCGCGAAGGCATGGCGGCGTCGGTGCACGAGCTGACGGAAGCGCTCGGGCTGACGCGCTTTGCGATCGGCGGCAATTCGATGGGCGGCGGCATTTCGGCGCTTTACGCGCTCGATCATCCCGAACGCGTCACGGCGCTGATCCTCGTCAACTCGTCCGGCGTGCCGGTCGTGCGCGAGGACACCGACCCGCCGCTCGCCTTCCGGCTGGCGCGGATGCCGGTGCTCAGCAAGATCATGCGCTATGTGCTGCCGCGTTCGGTGGTCGAGGAGGGCGTGCGCAAGGTTTTCGTCGACCAGTCGAAGGTGACCGACGAAATGGTGGCGCGCTATTTCGACATGACGCTTCATGAAGGCAATCGCGATGCGACGCGGATGCGCTTTGCCAGCTATTCGGCGCGCGACGAGGTGGCATTTTCCGAACGTCTCGGCGGTATCGAGATGCCGACCCTCATCATCTGGGGCGACAAGGACCTGCTCATTCCGGTGGCGGCGGCCGACACGTTCAAGGAGCGCATTCCGCATGCCGAGCTTGTGATCTACGAAAATGTCGGCCATGTGCCGATGGAAGAGGTGCCTGTGGAGAGCGCCGGCGCGGTGGCGGCTTTTCTCGGCGCGGCGCTGGCCGAGCCTGCGCCCGCACCGGCTGCCGCGGCGGAAGAACCGGAAGGCGTCGAATAG
- a CDS encoding heme biosynthesis HemY N-terminal domain-containing protein: MLRAIFIFIVVALLSALAIWLADNPGDLTMHWRGYEIRTSFVVGVGVMALAAFLVLLVYRIVSGFIDTPASVAAFLEKRRQQKGFLALSRGMVAVAAGDAPEAKRYAAQAHKLLDAPPLTLLLAAQAAQLEGDEKSATGYFERMLEAPETAFLGLRGLFIQARRAGDREEALAHARRAFELRPQTPWAAQAVFEIEAAEEDWDAALATLDREVSAKVISRDKARRRRAVLLTAKAMTATEAARGQAGEARKAALEKAVALALDAVALDPAFAPTVALAARLCSETGRTRKAIRLIEAAWDAEPHPDLADVWLDMTEGESGYDRAVRARVLAARNPDHIESRILVARGAIGARDWAAAREALAVYAGPDASAMPTQRICELMAEIEEGAFGDRGAARGWLARALHAPQDPQWTGENYRSPRWSPIDPMTGAFDALVWTAPAIALAREEPRPDAFGQESERHVEKAEAPTAPVVSLPERAAPKEPLAFQPPLPDDPGPEDADEAQEGERKW; encoded by the coding sequence ATGCTGCGCGCCATTTTCATCTTCATCGTCGTCGCGCTCTTGAGCGCGCTTGCGATCTGGCTTGCCGACAATCCCGGCGATCTGACGATGCATTGGCGAGGCTACGAAATCCGCACCAGTTTCGTCGTCGGTGTCGGTGTCATGGCGCTGGCGGCTTTTCTGGTGCTTCTCGTATATCGCATCGTCTCGGGCTTCATCGATACGCCGGCCAGCGTCGCGGCATTTCTTGAAAAGCGTCGCCAGCAAAAAGGTTTTCTGGCGTTGTCGCGCGGCATGGTGGCAGTCGCGGCCGGTGACGCCCCCGAGGCAAAGCGCTACGCGGCGCAGGCGCACAAGCTTCTCGATGCGCCGCCGTTGACGTTGCTGCTTGCCGCGCAAGCCGCACAACTCGAAGGCGACGAAAAATCCGCCACCGGCTATTTCGAACGCATGCTGGAAGCGCCCGAAACGGCGTTTCTCGGATTGCGCGGTCTCTTCATTCAGGCGCGCCGCGCCGGCGACCGCGAAGAAGCGCTTGCGCATGCGCGGCGCGCTTTCGAGCTTCGGCCGCAAACGCCCTGGGCGGCGCAGGCGGTGTTCGAGATCGAGGCGGCGGAAGAAGATTGGGATGCAGCGCTCGCCACGCTCGACCGCGAGGTGTCGGCGAAAGTCATTTCGCGCGACAAGGCGCGCCGCCGCCGTGCCGTTCTGTTGACCGCCAAGGCGATGACGGCGACGGAGGCTGCACGCGGACAGGCTGGCGAGGCGCGAAAGGCAGCGCTCGAAAAAGCCGTCGCGCTGGCGCTCGACGCCGTTGCGCTCGACCCGGCTTTCGCGCCGACGGTTGCGCTTGCCGCACGGCTGTGCAGCGAGACGGGACGCACGCGCAAGGCAATACGGCTGATCGAGGCCGCGTGGGACGCAGAGCCCCATCCCGATCTCGCCGATGTCTGGCTCGACATGACCGAGGGCGAAAGCGGTTACGATCGTGCGGTTCGCGCGCGCGTTCTCGCGGCGCGCAATCCCGACCACATCGAAAGCCGTATTCTGGTTGCGCGCGGCGCCATCGGTGCGCGCGACTGGGCGGCGGCGCGCGAGGCGCTTGCCGTTTATGCGGGTCCGGACGCCAGCGCGATGCCGACGCAGCGCATCTGCGAATTGATGGCGGAAATCGAGGAAGGCGCGTTCGGCGACCGCGGTGCGGCGCGGGGCTGGCTTGCGCGCGCGCTTCACGCGCCGCAGGACCCGCAATGGACGGGCGAGAATTATCGTTCGCCGCGCTGGTCGCCGATCGATCCGATGACCGGCGCTTTCGACGCACTTGTCTGGACGGCGCCGGCGATCGCGCTTGCCCGTGAGGAGCCGCGACCTGACGCTTTCGGGCAGGAATCCGAGCGGCATGTCGAAAAAGCCGAAGCGCCGACGGCGCCTGTCGTTTCGCTGCCGGAGCGGGCGGCGCCAAAGGAGCCGCTTGCCTTTCAGCCGCCGCTGCCCGACGATCCGGGCCCGGAGGATGCCGACGAAGCGCAGGAGGGGGAACGCAAATGGTGA